One window of Ciconia boyciana chromosome 10, ASM3463844v1, whole genome shotgun sequence genomic DNA carries:
- the RBM43 gene encoding RNA-binding protein 43 isoform X2, whose translation MTDILMIHFQMSKNNGGDVEEVKYPTMKKGVAYVTFEDQEVVESVLKKDEHRLEDRRLSRYYPLKVTRYCENVFSSVTSVLNMSIFKDQFVLEDLIEEFKKKSTALSFGPLQSNGHISVQGSFPAIKLLRDFLLLKAKSLSKKDKKEESKSHQRPKRRLQQHRLTTETSNFVHDADGEKQVVVLDTDIYHYMKNFFSTTFLVNDDVVISDITDGDITTVYIENAGSRSAAGQLLRVKEKIENQSVELHKALRKERIYYKEHTRDEKRRYKWACESLKPDYPYVLIIPYDTHIDVIGNSSEVFEFTKEVSNKTQSLFQTR comes from the exons ATGACCGACATACTGATGATTCATTTCCAAATGTCGAAGAATAACGGGGGAGATGTGGAAGAAGTAAAGTATCCAACAATGAAAAAAGGAGTTGCATATGTAACTTTTGAAGATCAAGAAG TTGTAGAGAGTGTTCTAAAGAAGGATGAACATCGACTAGAAGACAGGAGGTTGTCCAGATACTATCCGCTGAAAGTAACCCGTTACTGTGAAAAC GTCTTCAGCTCTGTCACATCTGTCCTCAATATGTCTATTTTCAAAGATCAATTTGTTTTAGAAGATCTGatagaagaatttaaaaagaagagcacAGCTTTGAGCTTTGGTCCTTTGCAATCCAATGGGCATATTTCTGTTCAAGGGTCATTTCCAGCAATCAAATTGCTAAGAGACTTTCTCTTACTAAAAGCAAAATCCCTTtcaaagaaggacaaaaaagaagaaagtaagtcCCATCAGAGACCAAAGAGGAGGCTACAGCAACACAGACTTACCACGGAGACGAGTAATTTCGTTCATGatgcagatggggaaaaacaagTGGTTGTTCTTGACACAGATATATATCACTACATGAAGAACTTTTTTTCCACGACGTTCCTAGTCAATGATGATGTTGTGATTTCTGACATCACTGATGGTGATATAACTACAGTGTATATTGAGAATGCTGGAAGTAGGTCTGCTGCTGGACAGCTATTAagagtgaaagagaaaattgaaaATCAGTCTGTAGAACTCCATAAGGCTTTACGTAAAGAAAGGATCTACTATAAGGAGCACACCAGAGATGAGAAGAGGAGATATAAATGGGCGTGTGAAAGTCTAAAACCTGATTACCCTTATGTTTTGATCATTCCTTATGATACCCACATTGATGTTATAGGAAATTCTTCTGAGGTTTTTGAATTTACAAAGGAGGTGAGCAATAAGACTCAGAGCCTGTTTCAAACCAGGTAG
- the NMI gene encoding N-myc-interactor, producing MQQFPQVSMDFTSPPLSLKDNGFSMATPDPFGISTDEMERLKEELMKWKERVEKAEKVKADLLLCKLSADEECVKAEQELIKLKDFQEKQHKDIIMSRDTHERELYLLNQENTELKRDIKKLKEDLAECSSVLSRDGQIKKKVAEMKMKFTHMEDMKDDYPDMNTHCVFGVTTKIPFRLNQNQALITFEDEEVAQRLIKMDKHTVNLDNKIADVRVKPFTLEMGIKFELHVTISGKKINISEVPELSIPEDWMRDKLELNFYKSEQGGGGEVENVNYDKQSRTAVITFLRPGAANGFVRCNKYPFFFNGRWYRLSVSPNTNVHLEKFQLYCGISKKTILLKGIQEMEDDEESVQDMIEIHFQKPSNSGGEIENIKYVSKGVTYVCFEEDT from the exons ATGCAGCAG ttccctcaggTTTCAATGGATTTTACAAGTCCCCCGCTATCTTTAAAAGATAATGGTTTT agTATGGCAACCCCTGACCCTTTTGGCATATCAACAGATGAGATGGAAAGACTTAAAGAAGAACTGATGAAGTGGAAG GAAAGAgttgaaaaagctgaaaaagtaaaagctgaCCTTCTTCTCTGTAAATTAAGCGCCGATGAAGAGTGTGttaaagcagagcaggagctgatAAAGCTAAAGGACTTTCAAGAGAAACAGCATAAGGACATTATTATGTCTAGGGACACCCATGAG AGAGAACTCTATCTACTAAACCAAGAAAACACTGAGCTGAagagagatattaaaaagctcAAAGAAGACCTTGCAGAATGTAGTTCAGTGCTTTCACGGGATGGTCAG attaaaaaaaaggtagcagaaatgaaaatgaagttcaCTCACATGGAAGACATGAAGGATGATTATCCAGATATGAATACTCACTGTGTTTTTGGTGTAACTACAAAAATTCCATTCAGACTGAATCAAAACCAGGCACTGATTACTTTTGAAGATGAAGAAG TTGCCCAGAGACTGATAAAAATGGATAAGCATACTGTGAACCTGGACAACAAAATAGCAGATGTGAGAGTGAAGCCTTTTACGCTTGAAATGGGAATCAAATTTGAG ctccATGTCACTATTTCTGGAAAGAAGATCAACATTTCAGAAGTACCTGAGCTATCCATTCCTGAAGACTGGATGAGAGACAAATTAGAGCTGAATTTCTACAAATCTgaacagggaggaggaggagaagtagAAAATGTGAACTATGACAAGCAGTCTAGAACAGCTGTTATTACGTTCCTCAGACCTGGAG CAGCTAACGGCTTTGTGAGATGTAATAaatatcctttctttttcaacGGAAGGTGGTATAGGCTTTCTGTGTCCCCAAACACCAACGTACACTTGGAAAAGTTTCAG CTCTATTGTGGGATTTCTAAGAAGACCATTCTGTTGAAAGGAATTCAAGAGATGGAAGATGATGAGGAAAGTGTACAAGACATGATCgaaattcattttcaaaagcctaGTAATAGTGGTGGGGAAATAGAGAATATCAAATATGTATCAAAAGGAGTAACATACGTTTGTTTTGAGGAGGATACTTAG
- the RBM43 gene encoding RNA-binding protein 43 isoform X1 codes for MATGQAAKSARTVVITGVPDGLLHNDVMTDILMIHFQMSKNNGGDVEEVKYPTMKKGVAYVTFEDQEVVESVLKKDEHRLEDRRLSRYYPLKVTRYCENVFSSVTSVLNMSIFKDQFVLEDLIEEFKKKSTALSFGPLQSNGHISVQGSFPAIKLLRDFLLLKAKSLSKKDKKEESKSHQRPKRRLQQHRLTTETSNFVHDADGEKQVVVLDTDIYHYMKNFFSTTFLVNDDVVISDITDGDITTVYIENAGSRSAAGQLLRVKEKIENQSVELHKALRKERIYYKEHTRDEKRRYKWACESLKPDYPYVLIIPYDTHIDVIGNSSEVFEFTKEVSNKTQSLFQTR; via the exons ATG GCAACAGGACAAGCTGCTAAATCAGCAAGGACAGTTGTCATCACTGGTGTTCCAGATGGCCTTCTGCACAATGATGTCATGACCGACATACTGATGATTCATTTCCAAATGTCGAAGAATAACGGGGGAGATGTGGAAGAAGTAAAGTATCCAACAATGAAAAAAGGAGTTGCATATGTAACTTTTGAAGATCAAGAAG TTGTAGAGAGTGTTCTAAAGAAGGATGAACATCGACTAGAAGACAGGAGGTTGTCCAGATACTATCCGCTGAAAGTAACCCGTTACTGTGAAAAC GTCTTCAGCTCTGTCACATCTGTCCTCAATATGTCTATTTTCAAAGATCAATTTGTTTTAGAAGATCTGatagaagaatttaaaaagaagagcacAGCTTTGAGCTTTGGTCCTTTGCAATCCAATGGGCATATTTCTGTTCAAGGGTCATTTCCAGCAATCAAATTGCTAAGAGACTTTCTCTTACTAAAAGCAAAATCCCTTtcaaagaaggacaaaaaagaagaaagtaagtcCCATCAGAGACCAAAGAGGAGGCTACAGCAACACAGACTTACCACGGAGACGAGTAATTTCGTTCATGatgcagatggggaaaaacaagTGGTTGTTCTTGACACAGATATATATCACTACATGAAGAACTTTTTTTCCACGACGTTCCTAGTCAATGATGATGTTGTGATTTCTGACATCACTGATGGTGATATAACTACAGTGTATATTGAGAATGCTGGAAGTAGGTCTGCTGCTGGACAGCTATTAagagtgaaagagaaaattgaaaATCAGTCTGTAGAACTCCATAAGGCTTTACGTAAAGAAAGGATCTACTATAAGGAGCACACCAGAGATGAGAAGAGGAGATATAAATGGGCGTGTGAAAGTCTAAAACCTGATTACCCTTATGTTTTGATCATTCCTTATGATACCCACATTGATGTTATAGGAAATTCTTCTGAGGTTTTTGAATTTACAAAGGAGGTGAGCAATAAGACTCAGAGCCTGTTTCAAACCAGGTAG